In the genome of Nocardioides marmoribigeumensis, one region contains:
- a CDS encoding urease accessory protein UreF — translation MSSPIEDMAHAEDDRRAFDVGGKGAGGLAALLLLADGRFPAGGYAHSGGLEPSIEAGRVHDIASLESFLRGRAATVGLVAAGVASAACGAVTDGDVPRLTTLDLETDARMPSPAQRATSRQLGRQLLRVLEAIRPDPRLAHLGRTPHQPVALGAAAASFGLVRIEAAMLALHEVVAGPTAAACGC, via the coding sequence ATGTCGTCGCCGATCGAGGACATGGCTCACGCCGAGGACGACCGGCGTGCGTTCGACGTCGGCGGGAAGGGTGCGGGCGGCCTGGCCGCGCTGCTGCTGCTCGCCGACGGCCGGTTCCCGGCCGGCGGCTACGCCCACTCCGGTGGCCTCGAGCCGTCCATCGAGGCTGGCCGGGTCCACGACATCGCGTCCTTGGAGTCGTTCCTGCGCGGTCGTGCTGCCACCGTGGGGCTGGTCGCCGCCGGGGTCGCCTCGGCCGCGTGCGGGGCGGTGACCGACGGTGACGTCCCCCGGCTGACGACGCTGGACCTCGAGACCGACGCCCGCATGCCGTCACCTGCGCAGCGCGCGACGTCACGGCAGCTGGGACGGCAGCTGTTGCGGGTCCTCGAGGCGATCCGCCCCGACCCGCGGCTCGCCCACCTGGGTCGGACCCCGCACCAACCGGTCGCGCTGGGTGCTGCCGCGGCGTCCTTCGGCCTCGTCCGGATCGAGGCGGCGATGCTGGCCCTGCACGAGGTGGTCGCCGGGCCCACCGCCGCAGCCTGCGGCTGCTGA
- the ureG gene encoding urease accessory protein UreG, producing the protein MTQTPAPATTDVPPTETSARRALRLGVAGPVGTGKSSLIALVCRHLADELSLAVITNDIYTDEDARFLRSAGVLPAERIRAVETGACPHTAIRDDITMNLLAVEDLERDFAPVDVVLVESGGDNLTATFSPGLVDAQVFVLDVAGGGDVARKGGPGIARADLLVINKTDLGPHVDVDTMVADATAARDGGPVLALSRTDPTSVEALCAWVRRMHQQHVAGTHTPVDPGPMAPHVHAHDEPHAPVALVEDDGTVPDKQIGRWKDDGGAIGAPTS; encoded by the coding sequence ATGACGCAGACCCCGGCCCCGGCCACCACGGACGTCCCTCCGACCGAGACCAGCGCCCGGCGAGCGCTCCGTCTCGGCGTCGCCGGACCCGTGGGGACCGGGAAGAGCTCGTTGATCGCGCTCGTGTGCCGTCACCTGGCCGACGAGCTCAGCCTGGCGGTGATCACCAACGACATCTACACCGACGAGGACGCGCGGTTCCTGCGCTCCGCCGGCGTGCTGCCGGCCGAGCGGATCCGTGCGGTCGAGACCGGGGCGTGCCCGCACACCGCGATCCGGGACGACATCACGATGAACCTGCTCGCCGTCGAGGACCTCGAGCGTGACTTCGCGCCCGTCGATGTGGTGCTCGTCGAGAGCGGCGGGGACAACCTCACCGCGACGTTCTCCCCGGGCCTGGTCGACGCGCAGGTCTTCGTGCTCGACGTCGCCGGCGGTGGGGACGTGGCGCGCAAGGGCGGCCCCGGCATCGCGAGGGCCGACCTGCTGGTGATCAACAAGACCGACCTCGGACCCCACGTCGACGTCGACACGATGGTCGCCGACGCCACCGCGGCCCGCGACGGTGGCCCGGTGCTGGCCCTGTCCCGCACGGACCCCACATCGGTGGAGGCGCTGTGCGCGTGGGTGCGGCGGATGCACCAGCAGCACGTCGCCGGCACCCACACGCCGGTCGACCCGGGCCCGATGGCTCCGCACGTCCACGCCCACGACGAGCCGCACGCGCCGGTCGCCCTCGTGGAGGACGACGGGACGGTGCCGGACAAGCAGATCGGGCGGTGGAAGGACGACGGCGGCGCCATCGGCGCGCCCACCAGCTGA
- a CDS encoding urease accessory protein UreD produces MSAPVVEVDRRPGTGARMRARAHLVTELRSAADGSVRTCASRLYSEAPLLLRMARAKTSEPWAAGVTDVLRVALTAGAAGRVGGDELDLTVEVGAGTSLVLAEISPTLLLPGPHGRQSRTRVRVHVAAGGTLIWLPEPMIAARGCDHLNEVVVRLEDGARFLMREEILMGRHGERGGQVRQRVSVRLAGRPLYRQDLEVGTVESASPPVLGEHRAVGSTLVVDPGWTTRPPAARVLDAGAAVLPLEGPAVLLTALADDNLALRRHLAAGLAALGEPWAPRPATDTTTRDGHASRDHEGAPS; encoded by the coding sequence ATGAGCGCACCGGTGGTGGAGGTCGACCGGCGCCCGGGGACGGGTGCCCGGATGCGGGCCCGAGCGCACCTGGTCACCGAGCTGCGGTCGGCGGCCGACGGCTCGGTGCGCACCTGCGCGTCCAGGCTCTACTCCGAAGCGCCGTTGCTCCTGCGGATGGCCCGGGCGAAGACGTCGGAGCCGTGGGCGGCCGGGGTCACCGACGTCCTCCGGGTCGCGTTGACGGCCGGCGCCGCGGGGCGGGTCGGCGGTGACGAGCTGGACCTCACCGTCGAGGTCGGTGCGGGCACCTCGCTCGTGCTCGCCGAGATCTCGCCGACGCTGCTGCTCCCCGGACCGCACGGCCGGCAGTCCCGCACCCGGGTCCGGGTCCACGTGGCGGCCGGCGGCACCTTGATTTGGCTTCCGGAGCCGATGATCGCCGCCCGCGGCTGCGACCACCTCAACGAGGTCGTCGTCCGGCTGGAGGACGGTGCCCGGTTCCTCATGCGCGAGGAGATCCTGATGGGACGTCACGGTGAGCGCGGCGGGCAGGTGCGGCAGCGGGTCAGCGTCCGACTGGCCGGGCGGCCGCTCTACCGCCAGGACCTCGAGGTCGGCACCGTCGAGTCCGCCTCGCCCCCGGTGCTCGGTGAGCACCGTGCGGTCGGCTCGACGCTGGTCGTCGACCCCGGCTGGACCACCCGGCCACCGGCCGCTCGGGTCCTGGACGCGGGCGCGGCGGTGCTGCCCTTGGAAGGCCCGGCCGTGCTGCTCACCGCCCTGGCCGACGACAACCTGGCGCTGCGCCGCCACCTCGCGGCCGGTCTCGCGGCGCTCGGCGAGCCGTGGGCTCCACGGCCCGCGACCGACACCACCACACGAGATGGGCACGCGAGCCGTGACCACGAAGGAGCACCCTCATGA